TGGTTTCTTTATTCTAAATGAAGTATTTGGGCCGGTAAGCTTGGTGTATCAACTTCCGCCTTTCTTGGGTGCCTTACTCCCTAGCTTACTTTTTGCTGCTATCGCAGGAATAATGTTAAGGCGCTGATTCGCGCCTTACGCTATTTACCAGCTTTTGTGGTCGTTGGCTTCTTTGGTGAGCTTTAATACCTCGGTCTTCGCAAGGCGGTCTTGCAATGATTGTTTATTTTTAAAATCGAATAAAACAAGCAATGTACCCAAACCGCCCAACGATGCTATTAAGCGTATGAACAAGCGCGGCCACGTCATTGGCTCTTCAACCGTGCTATAAATTCGCAAACGCCATGCTCGCATGCCTAGGGTTTGACCGCCTCGGCGCCAGAACCACAAGAAAAAGCCAACTATCCACACGCCTACCCATGTTTGAATAAGCAGTTTATAGCCAAATGACGCTTGAATAAGATCAGCGGGCTCAGCATAACCTTGCAGGTCAAGCGCACCATTTTTCAGCATGACCACCAGCGTTACGATCATCACCATGGCAGCGCACATCCCCACAGCAGTTGCCACTAGCGTATCGTAAATCATTGCCAACAGGCGGCGCACAAACCCTGCCCGCTCCATTTGCTCAGTATTTTGCGTTTGCTCTTCGTTGTCATTGGCTTGAACAGCACGTGCTGCTTTCTTTTTTCTGTCTCTGGCCATGAATAACCCGTTTTAAAACTTCATTGGCGCGTAGTTTGCCACATTAGCGTTAATCTACAAGCAATCATAAGTGAATCAGGTGATTAAGCATTTAGACAGTATGAATATGAGCGATACGTCAGCAAAAGCTTACAGAGTTACTGTTCTACCGGTTTTCGCAGCCTCAAATATCGCATTTACAATTTTGATATCAGCTAGCCCTTCACTACCAGTTACCATTGGCTGTCGCCCGGTTAGTATAGCTAAGGCATCGTTATCCATTTGAAGCGTTTGCTGCATGCCGTCAATAGGGGGGAGTACTTTCTCGTCTGACGTTGTGCCCGTTACACCGCTATAGCTCTGCATGGGCTTAAGTTGATACCAACCGTCTTCACAGTCTGCTTTAAAGTGGTTAAACCCTTTCACTACGCTCGTACCACAATCAGCCACCAACCCGCCCCCAAAGTCCATGGTAAACAAGGTAGTTTCATCAACTTCAGTAAATTTTTCAGGGAAGCGTTGTGGAGGGTGATTGCCGGTAACCGCCACTGGCTCTCGGCCAGTCAAAAAGCGCGCACTGTTTATGGCATAAACCCCCATGTCATAAAGCGCACCGCCTCCCATATGCTTTTTCATACGCCAGTTGTCTTTTGCTCTACCCTGCCCAGCGTAGCCTGCAAAACTCGATACCGCCGTTATATTTCCATAGGGCTTTGTCTTTAGATACTGACGAAAAGTGCGTGTATTTGGTTCGTGCTGCATGCGATAGCCAATAGACAAGGTTACATTATTGCTTTTACAGGCATCGATAATAGCTTGGCACTCCT
The DNA window shown above is from Alteromonas sp. KC3 and carries:
- a CDS encoding RDD family protein produces the protein MERAGFVRRLLAMIYDTLVATAVGMCAAMVMIVTLVVMLKNGALDLQGYAEPADLIQASFGYKLLIQTWVGVWIVGFFLWFWRRGGQTLGMRAWRLRIYSTVEEPMTWPRLFIRLIASLGGLGTLLVLFDFKNKQSLQDRLAKTEVLKLTKEANDHKSW
- a CDS encoding Gfo/Idh/MocA family protein; this translates as MPSITRRHFLQLTGSGLLIAHSPYLLAQPPKNKLGVALLGLGNYSTNLLAPALKHTKYCELRGIITGSEEKIPQWQRKHGIKDSNVYTYRTMAEIANNDDIDIIYVVTPTGTHKDFAVQAANTSKHVWCEKPMAMDSKECQAIIDACKSNNVTLSIGYRMQHEPNTRTFRQYLKTKPYGNITAVSSFAGYAGQGRAKDNWRMKKHMGGGALYDMGVYAINSARFLTGREPVAVTGNHPPQRFPEKFTEVDETTLFTMDFGGGLVADCGTSVVKGFNHFKADCEDGWYQLKPMQSYSGVTGTTSDEKVLPPIDGMQQTLQMDNDALAILTGRQPMVTGSEGLADIKIVNAIFEAAKTGRTVTL